Within Novosphingobium resinovorum, the genomic segment CGGGTATCCGGGAAAGACGTGCGAGAGGAACACGCACAGCGCGGCGATCCCGCGCAAGCCATCCAGTCCGTCGAGGCGCCCCCTGTGCATGGGGCATCCATGCACCCGGAGTGGTTAATTCGCCGTTTCCCGAAACGCGAAACGCCCCGCACTCGGGCGGGGCGTCTGCGTTATCCTGCACCGGCCACCGAGGGCCATGGTGCTTCGACACGCTCAGCATGAGCGGGACTGAGAGCGCCCCTTACCCCAACACCGCTCATCTGCGAGCGTGTCGAAGGATCCGGGGAGCCCCCCGCCCGCGCCTTACTTGCTGAGTTCGACGTGCTCGAATTCCAGCTCCACCGGGGTGGCGCGGCCGAAGATCGAGACCGCCACCTTGACGCGGCTCTTCTCGAAGTCGAGTTCCTCGACGATGCCGTTGAAGCTCGCGAACGGGCCGTCGAGCACCTTGACCGAATCGCCGATCTCGTAATCGATCGAGACGGTCTTGCGCGGCGCGGCGGCAGCGGCTTCGGCGGCGCCGAAGTAGCGCGAGGCCTCGCTCTCGCTGATCGCCTGCGGCTTGTTGTTGGCACCCAGGAAGCCGGTGACCTTCGGGGTGTTCTTGATGAGGTGGTAGACGTCGTCGTTCAGCGTCAGCTTGGCGAGGACGTAGCCGGGCATCGTCTTGCGCTCGGTCTGGACCTTCTTGCCGCGCTTCACTTCGGTGACGGTTTCCGAAGGAACCTGCACGTCCTCGACGAGCTGCGAAAGACCGATGCGCTCGGCCTCGGTGATGATGGCTTCCTTAACCTTGCTCTCGAAGCCGGAGTAGGCGTGGATGATGTACCAGCGGGCCATGTGTTCTCTCAGTCCTGTATTCTGGCGATCAAAGGGCGTTCAGCAGAGCGCTGACGACCCAGCCGAACAGCGCGTCGATGCCCAGGAAGAACACCGCCAGCAGCACCGTCATCAGGCCGACGAAGATCGCGGTCGTGACCGTCTCCTGGCGCGAAGGCCAGTGGATCTTGCGCGTTTCCGCCTGAACCTGGCGCATGAATTCGCCGGGGGTGATCTTGGCCATCTTAACGTCGCTCTCTTAGCTATGCCGCTTTGGTCACGGAAAATTCTGCGATTCTTCCGCCTAGGGGCCATCGCCACCCCGGCCGAGGCCGGGAGGGGCTGATGAAGTCCGCCTGTCGGGAGGAAACGGGGATTTAGCTTCCACTGTCCGGATTTGCAAGGTCCACCGAGTCCGGCAGGCGTGCAAGGAACGAGTTGGGCGTCGCGAAGACGATCCGCGCCCCGTCCGGGATCGCCACCGGCGCCTTCGTGCCGATGTACCAGAGGTAGTCGGCATGGCGCGCGGGCTTGAACTTGCGCAAGTCGATCCGCTGGCTGTCGCTGTAGAGAATACGCTGGGTCGGGTCGTTGAAACGGTAGCGCGTCTCTCGCATGGAAAGCATGTGGACGTCGGGCAACGCGAAGTTGGAATTCTCCATCGAACTGCGGCGAACCACGGCGTAACTGCCGAAGTGCTCGAACGGGCCGAAGAACCACTGGCGGCGCGGAATCGCGATCGCCGTCGCCACGCGCGAGCCTTCGGGAACGTAATCGAGCGCGGTGACGAGCTGGCGCGCGGTCTGCGCATCCTCATACCAGACCACCGTGGTGACGGCGATGCGCGCGGTGAACAGCAGCCCCGCCAGCGCGAGGCCCCAGCGCGGCACCGGCCAGTCGATCGCGAGGCACGCGACCAGCAGCGCGGCGGTGCTCAGGCGATAGTCGGCATAGTCGCCGCCGAAGATCTGGCGCGGCACCACCAGCGTCAGGATCAGCAGGATCAACGCCGCCCAGCCGACGCGCCCGTCGAAGCGGCGGATCGCCAGCGCCGCCACGATCACCGCCACCACCACGCACAGGCTGGCGATGTCGAAGGTCATGTCGTAGCTGCGCATCGCGCGGTAGAGGATCTGCCACTTGTATTCGAGCACGCCGAAGCGCCCGTAGGACACCTTGGAGTTCGAACCCACGCCAAGCAGCATCGGCAGCAGCGGGAAGATCAGCGGCCAGGGCCTGAGGAACGGCCGCCAGTCGCGCCAGCTTGCACGCTTCGACCATTCATAGCCGAAGATCAGCACGCCCATCACGCCCCAGCCCGAGACGTGACACAGCCACACCACGAAGCTGGCCGGGATCATCACCGCCCAGCGCCAGCGCCAGTTCTCCAGCCGCACCCAGCCCGCCAGCACGAACAGCGCGAAGGCAATCGACAGCGAATAGTTGAGGAAGCCCATCAGGAACGAGGGCGACCAGATCATCGCGAAGGCCAGGATCGCGCCAACACCGATGCGCTTCCTGAGACTCCATTCCACCGCCATGATCGCCATGCCGGTCAGGAACGGAATGGCCGCGACGATGAAGCGGCCCGCAGCTTCCAGCCCCATGATCTTCGTCAGCGGCACCATCAGCAGTTCGGCGCCGAGGTTGCCGGTCCATTCCCACTTGAACAGGAAATAGCGCGTCAGGAACGGGTCGTGCCCGTGATCGAGCATGACCTTGAACCCGGCGAGGTGCGAGGGATAGTCGGTCATCTGCGGCGCCCAGGCGACGATCGCGGGGAGCATCGCCAGCAGCGACAGGACGATGCCCATCCACAAGGCTTCGTGGCGCGTACGCTTGTAAGTGTCGGTGCCGGAGTTGGAGGTGGCCGCTTCGGCCTCCACGGCGTCAGGATGCGCGCTGGCGTG encodes:
- the nusG gene encoding transcription termination/antitermination protein NusG, with amino-acid sequence MARWYIIHAYSGFESKVKEAIITEAERIGLSQLVEDVQVPSETVTEVKRGKKVQTERKTMPGYVLAKLTLNDDVYHLIKNTPKVTGFLGANNKPQAISESEASRYFGAAEAAAAAPRKTVSIDYEIGDSVKVLDGPFASFNGIVEELDFEKSRVKVAVSIFGRATPVELEFEHVELSK
- the secE gene encoding preprotein translocase subunit SecE; protein product: MAKITPGEFMRQVQAETRKIHWPSRQETVTTAIFVGLMTVLLAVFFLGIDALFGWVVSALLNAL